One region of Natronorubrum aibiense genomic DNA includes:
- a CDS encoding archaeosine biosynthesis radical SAM protein RaSEA, which translates to MSKPTPDVYEQGKGMDAHNKVMREIRSRKEASYDPHEPTRVWLDEDNTPGGVKRSLTIILNTGGCRWARAGGCTMCGYVAESVDGGSVSHEALMNQIDVCLEHEADNADEPAELIKIYTSGSFLDEREVGAETRRAIGETFADRERIVLESLPDFVDREKIADFTRHGIDTDIAIGLETATDRVRHDCVNKYFDFADFEDACAEAAEADAEAGDDADAGIKAYLLMKPPFLTESEAVEDMISSIERCADVDGCHTVSMNPCNVQRYTMVDELYFRDGYRPPWLWSVAHVLEQTADVDAIVVSDPVGHGSDRGPHNCTECDDRVQKAIKDFDLRQDPTVFEQVSCECEGTWEVVLERERSFNQPLTR; encoded by the coding sequence ATGAGTAAACCCACGCCCGACGTCTACGAGCAGGGCAAGGGCATGGACGCCCACAACAAGGTCATGCGGGAGATCCGCTCTCGCAAGGAGGCAAGCTACGATCCCCACGAGCCGACCCGCGTCTGGCTCGACGAGGACAACACCCCCGGCGGCGTCAAACGCAGCCTGACGATCATCCTCAACACCGGCGGCTGTCGCTGGGCTCGCGCCGGCGGCTGTACGATGTGTGGCTACGTCGCCGAAAGCGTCGACGGCGGCTCCGTCTCCCACGAGGCCCTGATGAACCAGATCGACGTCTGTCTCGAGCACGAGGCCGACAACGCAGACGAGCCGGCCGAACTCATCAAGATCTACACCTCCGGCTCGTTCCTCGATGAGCGCGAAGTCGGTGCCGAAACCCGCCGCGCCATCGGCGAAACGTTCGCCGACCGCGAGCGCATCGTCCTCGAGTCGCTGCCCGACTTCGTCGACCGCGAGAAGATCGCTGACTTCACCCGCCACGGCATCGATACGGACATCGCGATCGGCCTCGAGACGGCGACCGATCGCGTGCGCCACGACTGCGTGAACAAGTACTTCGACTTCGCGGACTTCGAAGATGCTTGCGCGGAAGCCGCCGAGGCCGACGCGGAGGCGGGCGACGACGCCGACGCGGGAATCAAAGCCTACCTCCTGATGAAGCCGCCGTTCCTTACCGAATCCGAGGCCGTCGAAGACATGATCAGCTCGATCGAGCGCTGTGCCGACGTCGACGGCTGTCACACCGTCTCGATGAACCCGTGTAACGTCCAGCGCTACACGATGGTCGACGAACTCTACTTCCGCGACGGCTACCGGCCGCCGTGGCTGTGGTCGGTCGCCCACGTCTTAGAGCAGACGGCCGACGTCGACGCCATCGTCGTCTCGGACCCCGTCGGCCACGGCTCCGACCGCGGCCCACACAACTGCACGGAGTGTGACGACCGCGTCCAGAAGGCGATCAAGGACTTCGACCTCCGACAGGACCCCACCGTCTTCGAACAGGTCTCCTGTGAGTGTGAGGGGACATGGGAGGTCGTGCTGGAACGCGAACGGAGCTTCAACCAGCCGCTGACGCGGTAG